In Plasmodium gaboni strain SY75 chromosome 8, whole genome shotgun sequence, the sequence atatatataatcagAAAAACTTCGTAGGAcatatgaagaaaatgtcatatcatatataaaataataaaatatatacatatatataaatataaataaatacatttacataatgtatcatatatatattataataatataattatataatattatatgtatcataaaatataataaaataatattttatttttatttcgattatttttttaaaggaatcattaataaaatgaacATTAAACTTggtatatttatataaaaatataatatacataaatatatatataatatatataataatatttatatataaaaatattgtattattttatgcaccaaccaaaaaaaaaatacaggacatacataaaaatattatgtatattatatatatatatatatatattattagtatatttatatttgttaatgtgttaatatatatattttttttaaattaatatattcaataaagtcaagaaaaaattatatattgtaattatatctggaataatatatatatatataaaataataattattataacaaaGTACAGgtatgtaataaaaattaaaaaaggaaaaaaaagaaaaaaaaaaaaagaaaaaaagaacaaacgaattattttatgtacatataaacAAACTTTATTCTGTGTTCATTTTATACTGAccataattttttttttttttttttttttttttttatggccacttataaaatataaaactatgaatatgtaaaaatattccatattttaaaggtatcaaatatttaatatatattgagttctacattttttttgcctttataaaaaaaatatatatttgtattatatatatatatattatatcattgaggaagtatttttttttaatgtgtaatttttttaatgtgTAATATAGTTCTGTGTATTATTctgtatattattttcttaatatcaaaaaaattgGATTACTTAAATTTAAGTTCACACATATTGgttatttatataagaaaaatatattattcttttatgttcatattttaattatattattttttataaatatctAGTACGAAAAgagaaaatatatatatatatatatatatatatatatataaagaacgttatattaaataataaacaggttatatataataaacaaaagGAATAGAGGTCGTTATACTTTATAATCGAaaatatgatttatatgaaggaatagataaaaatgaaagaaagaaattaaaatgGATGAATAGAAATAATTTACTCTTCTCattaatcatatattatcattcccatttattatatatatatatatatatatatatatgtttacatttatattatgtccttcaaatatatcaaaataataaattgGTTGTATTGTTCTTTgttattttcttttttcttttttattcGTCCTATTTTCAACTTAATAATTCATTAcgtatataaaatatgaagaagaaaataaaaacaagtttatataattatatacattcATATGAATAGAAAGATGAACATGttgtaaaaaaatgtagaatatatttattataatacaCCTTCCttgaaaattataatatcattattagTGTGATTATTGGTTATTCGTATAAATAAcataatatgaaaaaaaaaaaaaaaaatatatatataatagacacatatatatattatatatattatatatatatattattatacactttgtttttaaacgtgcaataatataaacatttatataatatgttcattttttttttataattcgtcaataaaatatataattaattttttgtatagAATTTGAATGGTCAAATATGattatacatttaatatatatatatatatatatttttaaattatttaaacaTTGTTGaaattcattattatatttaataattttttttttttttttttttttttatgtggtacataaataaaaaatattgttatattatattatatatattattaatctatatcatttttgcatttatttaattttttttaaccttttttttgtttcatatattagaaatataaaaaaatgcACTATTCAaatttgtaatataatgaaagaaatttttattttgttttcatcgataatatataaattaattaataaatatataaatatatatttattatttataatttgatatttatacaatatatatttttatatatatattaaaaaaaaaagtgtatgtattatttatataaatatatataatatatatatattttcatatataaagcattttataaataaaaaataatatatattaaatataaaaatcaaaaatgatatgttattaattatattatgccattatataataaaatatatattatatatatatatataatataatatataatattttaacaTGTTTTgagatataatattaaaaattattttatatatatatattatacattttcactcaaatttttatatattattattaataatatattattatatatatttagcatatgtatattttattatataagtaaaaaatatatatataataaataaattcataatatataaaattaaaatacatatatataatatatattatatatataaataatatatatattaaatattttttgtgcctgtaaaaaataaataaagaataaaatacctcacatatatatatatatatatatatatatatacatatataatataataattttattttcgttttaatttttttaaatataaaaattaattaaaataaatataggaaaaagaaaaaaaaaaaaaaactcatacaaaaatataatattattatatattttataaaataatatgaaatatatataaaatatatatatatatatatatatagattatcttgaatataatgttaaaaatgtaatgataatattatatatatatattattatttttttttttttttttgaatagaaaaaaaaagttgatgttatattatattttattttaatttaaaaaatatttttatacaaaaaaaaaaaaatataaaataaacgaaattttttttaacaatatatatatgaaaaaaaaaacatcgtctgtaatttttataaaaaaaaaataaaaatataaaataatatttttttttttttttaaaaaaaaaaaaaaaaataaataatatataatattttattttaatataaaaaatatatttataaaaaaaaaaaaaaaagttgatattatattttattttaatttaaaaaatatttttatacaaaaaaaaaaaaatataaaataaacgaaattttttttaacaatatatatatgaaaaagaaaacatCGTCtgtaatttttataatatatatgatatatatatatatatatgtataaagaataaaatgATGTGATTTTATAATTTGAGACAATATACTGTTaagaattataaataaataaatatatatatattttataaaagtGTATGCAAGTagtgtatatataatatatataatatatttatatatgttgaGGCATAccttttaaattttattttttaaagtattagcatatatgaaatagaagaagaaaaataaagaaatcttacatatatagatttatatatatatatatatatatatatattttatataagaTATGAGAAAGACCATTTGATTGTAATAAAGTTgaatatgttttatttataaacaATTATAGAAGTCACaacaaaaatttttataaaactttgataaaagaaaatatgtAATTACTTGTATGTAATAATAGGAAGAATAAGAACAAGgcattattaatatataaatatatatgtatgtatttatatattttatgtagCTATATTGTGTAAATACcacatttataatatctttatatgaatgtctgaagaaattaaaattacatatatataatatatatgtggTATTGTTTAATTgtttttgtatataatcGTGAGTACATGaagaacaaaaatatatttaaccctatatagaatatataaataaataaatatatatatatatattattacaatataaatatgatagGATGGAGGAAAAAATGTTACAGACACATATaactttattattttatttaattctgttattttatttaaaaactTTTACCATAAGTTTTATTGATGTACctaaaaaattatttaattatattaaagTGTATTATTCTTTCTTAATTCTTCTTACAATAGTTGGATTCTTTAGTAAATTACTAGTGCTCATACGTATATTCATAacacataatataaacaaaatattcagactattattaaagaacaatataaattttgagagtattaaaaatgatataagATTTAATAAGAGTAGGAGAAGATTAAATTGTAAGGATGAAAAGAAGTTGATAGGAAATATAggatataataaatatactactactactactactaataataataataataataataataatagtaatagtaataattataaaaatgttcAGATATCTAATCAGACAGGGAAAAAAAGATTCTCTctatttattaataaaaatggGGAGAAGCAAAATAATAGCAGATTTAATAAAAGCGATACTAGCGATTTAATAAACCCATCAATGGAGGGAAGTAACAAATGTGATAGTTCAAATAATAACACAAAACAGAAAAGATCTAAAAGAACTAaacttttaaaaaaattaaaattattaaaaaggGATGATAACaaagaaaatgatgaatatGATGTAGACAAGGaaataaatgatgataataataactATGATTATTGTAGTGACGATAATGAGATAAATGGAgatattgataataataataaaaatatggaagaaaataaaaatttaaatgaaaataatttaacatgtaaaaatgaacaaaatgtttcatatgataattatatcGAAAGAGAATGTAAAGAATGTGATGGTgtattaaatttaaaaaataaaataattcataaaaatcaaattaatattgaggatgaaaataatgatgaatgtgttgaagataataaagataatttaagagaattttgttttaataagaatataaatgaaaagaatttttatttattttcacttttatcaaatatattatataataatacatcGAATTGTTCGAACTTAAAGAAATCATTTGAAGGTGTTTcatataacataaatattaataataataatatgaacaataataataatattgatgaTGGATATATGAATAGCGATATAAGCAGTGATACCTTTAACGATTTTGAAAGTGATAATAACAGTGAATTAATATCAGGTGATGAACATTTGGCTGATGCTCAAAAAAAGTTTACACATTGTAAAAATGATTCCATGGATAGTATTAATAGTTATAGTAGTGATAACAATGATAGTAGTGATAGcaattatgataataataataataataataaatataagtgtgataataattaccattgtgataatatttatagTAGTGATAGTAATTATAGCAGTGATagtaattataataatgataataattataatattcataattcTTGTAGTGTTATTAGAAAAAGGAATCTATCCAATAATGAAGTTATTCTTAATAATGATACTAATAACAAAATAGAAATTAAAAgtattaatttaaatacAAATCAAGAAACGAAACCATTAAAATctattttaaaaaaatgtaataatacatcttctgataaaaataaaaataataatagacATATACGATTTAATAATGATGTTgaaacatatttttttgaaaaatatttatttgaagatgatatatatagtataaTAGATCCTAgaaaaacattttataaaatacTTGAAGcttataatataacaaacACAGAAATTTTTAGCTATTGCAATATGCGTCATAATTTAAATGTAGTGtttaatgatataattaattcagtttttatttataagGATAAAATAGTTAAAAAGttttaacttttttttttttttttttttttatctacatataataatattttagaATGTTTTTGttgatatttatattaataataaatagataatatattatattctccctattatatatatatatatatatatatatatatatatatttgtatatttatttataatatctttCCTTGTGctgatattattatgtatacTCGGCACATGCATATATGTTTTGTGTAAGAATagtaataaatatataatatatatatatagaatattttatttgacataaaaaagaattcatctgcatattttaaaattagCTACTTTTTCGTTcatgatttatatatgaattttttttttttatcttttatcCATATACTTACAGATATTATcatttcatattattactttattttattttattgtattttgttttattttatatcatatcattccttatttatttatattttattttattttattttttttttttttttagtatTCACTTTATGtgtacatatttattataagtGTGTGtaaatgtttatttatattattttcatttaacTATTTGTGTgttgttttattattttttttttcctataaggatataaatataaaaatatatataaatatataaatatatatatatatataaacttgataataatttatttttacgttttaaaatatgacggtaaaattatataaaggAAAACGTTATTGAATACTCctaaaaaagatataaataaatgaaaaaataaaaaaaagtaaatgAGTTTGcaattatataatataatataaaaatttataacatatgatacgtagaataatatatacataatatattacatatatatatatatatatatattttttatatattatttattttttcatatttttatatatttaaaatgtaACAGTTTAAATTTGAATTCATCaatgtttaaaaaaaaaaaaaaaaaaaaaaattaaaatatttcaatatttaagaaatttacaaatatatatatatatatatataattataatttgtttctttttttttgtgaaTTATATAAGAGTAGTTTGAATTTGATCATGAATAAAAAGgatcatatttttcaacTACACTGAATCAAAgaaatgagaaaaaaaaaaaaaaaaaaaaaaaaatacatatatatatatatataaaatgatttcatattttatcatGAATGTGAGAATTTCtttaatttctttaatttCTTGAATATCTTGAATATCTTGAATTTCTtaattttccttttttttttttttttttgctttTTTGAAGTATGCGTAGATTCACACCTTGTGTAACTTTTTATAGATGTAAGTTCATTTACAACATCTTTCCATGTgacataaataaaaaaaaatatttttcgTCGATTGAACGTATTGAAGAATTAGAAAAGgttattttaaattatcatgaaaaagaagagaataattttttaggtaggaaaaaagaatatgaaaattttataagacaagtattaaaagaaaaatgtgATGATTTTAAAACGgacaaaatatttttatcatctttAGATGATAATGATGTGACATtcttaataaataataatgatatagagaatataaaagattatgtagagaaaagaaataaagataatataataattaaagatgaaaataaattatatgaatatatagaaaaaataaagattAAGAGCgaaataatgaaaatattatctaTATGTGGTATTCGTATATCacttaatatattaatattttatatgtatgatattatattaaaagtaaaaaaatgtttagattattatgataaggatattataaaatatgatactataaaagataaagatagatattataaaataggtcaatattattattattgtgataataaaaatataaaagataaaaaaaaaaaaagtctaccatttttttttttaaacttATATAAAGGTTTatctaatatattatatactaCATGTGAGAATTCTATGcaaacaaataataaaaaatatatatctattaatgaagaaataataaatagTTATAATTCAATAgatgatattatatataaagtcCCAGcctttttaaatattagtattttattttattatatcaatacgtgtttatatatagatcTAAGTAGGAAATCgaagaatatatatcttcaaaatttaaataattatataaattgtATAGCTGACGATGAAATGAACATTAGTAAAGAGGATTTTAATTATTTGGTTTTATGTATGcgtttatattttttagttttttcttataatgatatattaaatatattaaatgaaggatccaaacattttttatcaaCACTTGTGTTACTTCCTAATgataatcataataataataatagtaatatttattccacacaaaatgatgataatattaattatgaatatataataaattatttaaataaaaatgaaaaacatatagaaaatcaaaaaatatcattatttccttttcatttttatttatcttctttaaaaaataaaattatttatatattagaaaaGAATGATGATTTTTATGTAAACGATTCAAATGTGCTTCGCTCTTACAATTTTTGGCGGtatgaattaaaaaaaaaaaaaaaaggaataccaaatatatttattattaatatgttatttatttaattgtatatgtgtctattattatatcatttttataattatctacaaaaatatgttatatatatatatatatatatatatatatatgtgtattttttttttttttttctttgtaGTTATTTTATTGCCCTGAAggaaaattttaaattacTAAGTTTATGTAAGAGGAACGAATATGTTGATTTGTTTAATGATGAAACTAGAGATTCGgttttattaaaatatgttaataaGGATTACCTTTACGTTTTCAATCAAAGAATGAACTACAcaaatgaacaaaataaataaatatatatacatatatattatatctgttgcaaaaatatatgtttttttttttttttttttgtattattttaatcaatagaaaaattaaaataattttatatctattatttatttatatattttatttatttttattttttgttatatataatgattcGTCCTTgtgaaaataaaaatttttattatttcagGAAGAcacaataaaaaaataaataaataaataaataaataaataaataaatatgcagtagtatatattaaaattattatattcttataactatgagataatatatttctacttatttttagaatatgttatcattaattataatacaatatagaaaaagaaataataaaattataaaaataaaaaatatatatatatatatatatatatatatatataataataaatatgtatatataatatttatatttgtcccttttaaatatataatatatataataaaattttgtgcatattaaaaaaagtatataaataaaaacagTAAACATTTAAATgcattttatattatataaaataattatatatatatatatatttaaattaacatatacattatatatatataata encodes:
- a CDS encoding hypothetical protein (conserved Plasmodium protein, unknown function), yielding MRRFTPCVTFYRCKFIYNIFPCDINKKKYFSSIERIEELEKVILNYHEKEENNFLGRKKEYENFIRQVLKEKCDDFKTDKIFLSSLDDNDVTFLINNNDIENIKDYVEKRNKDNIIIKDENKLYEYIEKIKIKSEIMKILSICGIRISLNILIFYMYDIILKVKKCLDYYDKDIIKYDTIKDKDRYYKIGQYYYYCDNKNIKDKKKKSLPFFFLNLYKGLSNILYTTCENSMQTNNKKYISINEEIINSYNSIDDIIYKVPAFLNISILFYYINTCLYIDLSRKSKNIYLQNLNNYINCIADDEMNISKEDFNYLVLCMRLYFLVFSYNDILNILNEGSKHFLSTLVLLPNDNHNNNNSNIYSTQNDDNINYEYIINYLNKNEKHIENQKISLFPFHFYLSSLKNKIIYILEKNDDFYVNDSNVLRSYNFWRYFIALKENFKLLSLCKRNEYVDLFNDETRDSVLLKYVNKDYLYVFNQRMNYTNEQNK
- a CDS encoding hypothetical protein (conserved Plasmodium protein, unknown function), producing the protein MEEKMLQTHITLLFYLILLFYLKTFTISFIDVPKKLFNYIKVYYSFLILLTIVGFFSKLLVLIRIFITHNINKIFRLLLKNNINFESIKNDIRFNKSRRRLNCKDEKKLIGNIGYNKYTTTTTTNNNNNNNNNSNSNNYKNVQISNQTGKKRFSLFINKNGEKQNNSRFNKSDTSDLINPSMEGSNKCDSSNNNTKQKRSKRTKLLKKLKLLKRDDNKENDEYDVDKEINDDNNNYDYCSDDNEINGDIDNNNKNMEENKNLNENNLTCKNEQNVSYDNYIERECKECDGVLNLKNKIIHKNQINIEDENNDECVEDNKDNLREFCFNKNINEKNFYLFSLLSNILYNNTSNCSNLKKSFEGVSYNININNNNMNNNNNIDDGYMNSDISSDTFNDFESDNNSELISGDEHLADAQKKFTHCKNDSMDSINSYSSDNNDSSDSNYDNNNNNNKYKCDNNYHCDNIYSSDSNYSSDSNYNNDNNYNIHNSCSVIRKRNLSNNEVILNNDTNNKIEIKSINLNTNQETKPLKSILKKCNNTSSDKNKNNNRHIRFNNDVETYFFEKYLFEDDIYSIIDPRKTFYKILEAYNITNTEIFSYCNMRHNLNVVFNDIINSVFIYKDKIVKKF